From Pseudarthrobacter equi, a single genomic window includes:
- a CDS encoding histidine phosphatase family protein has product MKLLLIRHGETPGNVLGQLDTAHPGPGLTELGERQAEAMARSLANEPIRALYASTLVRTQITAAPLGRLHGLETTVLDGLHEIEAGSLEKLTDHESHKRYMGTVISWAAGDLDARMPAGPDGHAFFGRFDAAIARVIERTAGQRDTVAVVSHGAAIRTWAGLRAEGIGHEFAAKHVLANTGIVALEGDPDSGWKLIHWAGSPVGGLALADPTAEDPTGQDVSRP; this is encoded by the coding sequence ATGAAGCTGCTGCTCATCCGCCACGGAGAGACTCCCGGAAACGTCCTTGGCCAACTGGACACCGCCCACCCGGGGCCCGGCCTGACCGAACTGGGCGAACGGCAGGCAGAGGCCATGGCGCGGTCGCTGGCCAACGAACCCATCCGGGCGCTCTACGCCTCCACACTGGTCCGCACGCAGATTACCGCGGCGCCGTTGGGCAGGCTTCACGGCCTGGAGACCACGGTGCTGGACGGGCTGCACGAGATCGAGGCCGGCTCGCTGGAGAAGCTGACGGACCATGAGTCGCATAAGCGCTACATGGGTACGGTGATCTCCTGGGCCGCCGGCGACCTGGACGCCCGAATGCCCGCAGGACCCGACGGCCACGCATTCTTCGGCCGGTTCGACGCCGCGATTGCGAGGGTCATCGAACGGACCGCCGGGCAGCGGGACACCGTGGCGGTGGTGAGCCATGGTGCAGCCATCAGGACCTGGGCCGGGCTCCGCGCCGAGGGCATCGGTCATGAGTTTGCGGCCAAGCATGTGCTGGCCAACACCGGAATCGTGGCGCTGGAGGGCGATCCGGACAGTGGCTGGAAGCTGATCCACTGGGCAGGCAGCCCGGTGGGCGGCCTGGCCTTGGCGGATCCCACGGCCGAAGATCCCACCGGCCAGGACGTCAGCCGCCCGTAG
- the purB gene encoding adenylosuccinate lyase, whose protein sequence is MPETAATADTRTPSGRLALAASTEKIALGPLDGRYQPAVAPLVDYLSEAALNRDRVAVEVEWLIHLTSNNVLPGAGPLTAEQQQQLRAVVTEFDAASVTELAEIEAVTVHDVKAVEYYIGRRLPAIGIENLTAMVHFGCTSEDINNLSYALGVKGAVEDVWLPAARALVAQISTMAEDNRAVPMLSRTHGQPATPTTLGKELAVIAHRLNRQLDRIARTEYLGKINGATGTYAAHVASVPGADWQQVSKSFVEGLGLTWNPLTTQIESHDWQAELYADVARFNRILHNVCTDIWSYISIGYFAQIPVAGATGSSTMPHKVNPIRFENAEANLEISSGLLDVLGSTLVTSRWQRDLTDSSSQRNIGVAFGHSLLAISNVAKGLERLDVAEDVLAGDLDTNWEVLGEAIQMVMRAEAIAGVEGMENPYERLKDLTRGNRVDAARMQEFVQGLGLSADAEARLLALTPGKYTGIADQLVDHLK, encoded by the coding sequence ATGCCTGAAACTGCCGCCACAGCTGATACCCGCACGCCCTCAGGACGCCTGGCCCTCGCCGCGTCCACGGAAAAAATCGCCCTGGGCCCCTTGGACGGCCGGTACCAGCCGGCAGTGGCCCCGCTGGTCGACTACCTGTCCGAGGCAGCGCTCAACCGGGACCGCGTGGCCGTCGAAGTTGAATGGCTGATCCACCTGACCAGCAACAACGTCCTCCCCGGGGCGGGCCCCCTGACCGCGGAACAGCAGCAGCAGCTGCGTGCCGTCGTCACCGAATTCGACGCCGCTTCCGTGACGGAACTGGCCGAAATCGAAGCCGTCACCGTGCACGATGTGAAGGCCGTGGAGTACTACATCGGCCGCCGCCTTCCCGCCATCGGCATCGAAAACCTGACCGCCATGGTCCACTTCGGCTGCACGTCCGAGGACATCAACAACCTTTCCTACGCGCTCGGCGTCAAGGGTGCTGTGGAGGACGTGTGGCTGCCCGCAGCCCGCGCCCTGGTGGCACAGATCAGCACGATGGCCGAGGACAACCGCGCCGTGCCCATGCTGTCCCGCACGCACGGCCAGCCGGCCACCCCCACCACGCTCGGCAAGGAACTGGCGGTCATCGCGCACCGCCTGAACCGCCAGCTGGACCGCATTGCCAGGACCGAATACCTGGGCAAGATCAACGGCGCCACCGGCACCTACGCCGCGCACGTCGCCTCCGTCCCCGGGGCCGACTGGCAGCAGGTCTCCAAGTCGTTCGTGGAGGGCCTGGGGCTGACCTGGAACCCGCTCACCACCCAGATCGAAAGCCACGACTGGCAGGCAGAGCTGTACGCCGACGTGGCGCGCTTCAACCGCATCCTGCACAACGTCTGCACGGACATCTGGAGCTACATCTCCATCGGCTACTTCGCGCAGATCCCGGTGGCAGGCGCAACCGGCTCGTCCACTATGCCGCACAAGGTCAACCCCATCCGCTTCGAAAACGCCGAGGCAAACCTGGAGATCTCCTCCGGCCTGCTGGACGTCCTGGGCTCCACCCTGGTGACCTCCCGCTGGCAGCGGGACCTCACCGATTCCTCCAGCCAGCGCAACATCGGCGTGGCATTCGGCCACTCCCTCCTGGCTATCTCCAACGTGGCCAAGGGCCTGGAGCGCCTTGACGTGGCCGAGGACGTGCTGGCCGGGGACCTGGACACCAACTGGGAAGTCCTGGGCGAGGCGATCCAGATGGTGATGCGCGCCGAGGCGATTGCCGGCGTCGAGGGCATGGAGAACCCCTACGAGCGGCTCAAGGACCTCACCCGCGGCAACCGCGTGGACGCCGCGCGGATGCAGGAATTCGTGCAGGGCCTGGGCCTGTCCGCCGACGCCGAAGCCCGGCTGCTGGCCCTGACTCCCGGCAAGTACACGGGCATCGCGGACCAGCTGGTCGACCACCTCAAGTAA
- a CDS encoding serine/threonine-protein kinase: protein MIAGRFLLRERLGRGSMAEVFRAVDVAGGPDVAVKVAADNSDKHHWRIHNEARVLASLRHPSIVRFIDQGVMPAGTYRPGHAFMVEELALGTSLSEAVRSDRHSADAVAVWARSIFSGLAHLHTAGLVHRDIKPGNLMLSGLRRSPVRVIDFGIAAVAGTAPEPGISSGTVHYMSPEQAAGGVADPAWDIYAMGLVLLELLTGSKAFPGTAVESLVARTLRSPHIPESLGPRWHHFLSSLTAMESGERPTADVASAMAARLVPPAPAASPILRGAPRLRLAAAAAGCALPR from the coding sequence GTGATCGCCGGCCGCTTCCTGCTCCGGGAGCGGTTGGGCCGCGGTTCCATGGCCGAAGTCTTCCGGGCGGTTGACGTGGCGGGGGGTCCGGACGTGGCCGTCAAGGTGGCGGCCGACAACTCGGACAAGCACCATTGGCGCATCCATAACGAGGCAAGGGTGCTCGCATCGCTGCGGCACCCGTCCATCGTCAGGTTCATCGATCAGGGAGTCATGCCGGCCGGCACCTATCGCCCGGGGCATGCCTTCATGGTTGAGGAGCTGGCGTTGGGAACCAGCCTCTCCGAAGCTGTGCGATCCGACCGCCACAGTGCCGACGCCGTGGCGGTGTGGGCGCGGAGCATCTTCAGCGGCCTGGCCCACCTGCACACCGCGGGACTGGTGCACCGGGACATCAAGCCGGGAAACCTGATGCTGAGCGGCCTACGGCGAAGCCCGGTCCGGGTCATCGATTTCGGCATCGCGGCGGTGGCGGGCACGGCACCGGAGCCGGGAATCTCGTCCGGAACAGTCCATTACATGAGCCCGGAACAGGCTGCAGGCGGGGTTGCCGATCCCGCCTGGGACATCTATGCCATGGGCCTGGTCCTGCTGGAACTGCTGACCGGATCCAAGGCGTTTCCAGGGACGGCGGTGGAGTCACTCGTGGCCAGGACCCTCAGGAGTCCGCACATACCCGAGTCCCTGGGGCCGCGGTGGCACCACTTTCTGAGCTCGCTGACGGCAATGGAAAGCGGCGAACGCCCAACGGCGGATGTCGCTTCCGCGATGGCCGCGCGGCTGGTTCCTCCGGCTCCGGCCGCCTCACCAATTCTGCGCGGCGCCCCGCGACTTCGGCTGGCAGCGGCCGCGGCGGGGTGCGCGCTTCCCCGGTAG